The following DNA comes from Phytohabitans rumicis.
ATTGCCCGCGGTCGCCGAGTCGTAGTGCTTGGCGACGAGCTTCGCCTTCTCGCCCAGGGTGTCGCTGGGCACCAGCGCGGTGCCGACCGGGAAGTCGTCCGCGAGCACGTCCTTCAGCGATGGGATGTCGGTCTGGATCGGCATCGGCACCACGTACGTCATCTGGAAGTCGTCCAGGTAGAACGAAGCGGAGGATCCGCCGGCGGTCTCCACGTACACGCTCAGGAAGTCGACGTCGGCGCCCAGCGTGTACGAGCCGGAGATCTGCGACCAGGCCCCGTCGTTCACCGCGGACGCCCCGGCGAGCAGCTCGTACGACGGGGTGCCCTGCCACCGCCGCTCGATGGTGAGCCGCAGGTCAGCTGGCGCCTGGCCGGGCGCCAGCTTCACCCACAAGGTAAAGGTGTACTTCTTGCCCTTGCCCATCCGGCCGAGCATGTTGATCGCCGGACCGGTGTAGCTCTGGGTACGGCCGGTGGTGAGCAGGCTGCGGGTGCCACCGTGGGCGTCGGCGTCGGTCACCGTCACGGTTTCCGAGCCGATCCGCGGCGCCCAGCCCTGGGCCGTACCGGCCTCGAAGTCGCTGGTGACGCCGGCCTCGTCCGGCGGACCGCCCGGCGGCGGCGCGGTCATCGTCACGGTGACGTCGTCCATCAGGAACGAGACGGTGGCGTCGGCGCTCTCCAGGTAGAGCTGCAACTCGGTGACGTCGCCGCTGAAGCGGTACTCGCCGCGCAGCACCACCCAGCCGTCGGGCGTGACGGTCGCGCTGGCCACCCGCTCGAAGGCGGTCGAACCGCCGGCGGGCGTGCGCTGCATGGTCACGTGGATGGCCGCCTGCGGGCCACCGGCGGCGACCCGGGCGTACGCCTCGACGACGTACACGGCCTCGGGCAGCAGGACGGCGCGCATGTCGCGGCCGGGCCCTTGCCAGGTGGCCGCGCGGTTCGTGGTGAGGAGGCTGTGCGTGCCGCCGTGCGCCGCGTCGGTGGTGTTGGCGACGGCCGCCGAGCCGCGGGCGAACCAGCCCTGGGTGGCGCCGTCCTCGAAGTCGTTGGTGAGGACGACCTGCGGCGCGGCGGAGGCTGCCGTCGATGGGACGGCCACTGCGGACACCGCGAGGCCCAACAGGCATGCGGCGACCATGATCCGCGGGTATCTCATGTATCCGGCCTTTCGTGGGGGTGTTTACGCCGGTCGGAACTTTCGGTGCCCATCCGAAAATCACGCGATGCCGCGCACGCTACGGCGCCCGAATCACCGGGGTCAATACCCGTCTCATGCCCAGATTCAGGGCTGGAAGACTTCCGAAATACTCCCGGTACCCGACGCCCGCGCACTGATGCCGTGGACCCCGCCGGCGAGCGCCCGGATCCAGCCGGAGGAAGACCCTGATGAATATCGTAACTTCGGCCGATGTCGGTATACGCGGCCCACGACGTCCTGGAGCTGGTGGGGATCTACGTCTTCGCCACCTCCGGCGCCCTGATGGCCATCCGCAAGGGATTCGACGTGGTGGGGATCCTCATCCTGGCGGAGGTCACGGCGCTCGGCGGCGGCGTCCTGCGGGACCTCATCATCGGTGACATCCCGCCGGCCGCGTTCACGAAGACCAGCTACCTGCTGCTCCCGATGCTCGCGGCGGCGGTGACCTTCTTCGCGCACCCCGTGGTGGAGCGGCTGAACACCACGATGCTCGTGTTCGACGCGGCCGGGCTGGGGATGTTCTGCGTCACCGGCACGCTCAAGGCGCTCGACTACGGCCTCGGCTCGTTCCAGGCCGTGGTGCTCGGCGTCACCACCGCCGTCGGTGGCGGCCTGCTCCGCGACATCACCGCCCGTGAGACGCCCACGCTCGTACAGGTCGACACGGACCTCTACTCGATCCCCGCCGCGGCCGGCGCCACCCTCGTCGCCGCCGCCTCCCACACCGACCTGCCACTGCCTGCGGTCGCGGTGGGCGCGGCGATCTTCGTGTTCCTCTTCCGGGTGGTCGCGATGATGCGCCACTGGACCGCGCCCCGGGCCTGGGAACGGCACCGCCGCACCGGGTAGCGGTGCATGCGCTGACGGGGCCGGGGGCGGCCCCGTCAGCAGATCTCGTTGAGCGGTGCTGGTCAGGACGTAAGCGTCGGCCTGATTCGTACGGCCACCAGCCAGCTGGAATCCCTCGCGGCATCCACCTTGAGCTGGTCGAGGTTCACGGCCTCACCCACGGCCACACCGCCGGCGAGGGTCTCGACGCCGGTCGCCGTCTTCCCGTCGGCCGCGGTGCACGTGTGGTGCCTTTCGACAACCCACATCGAGGGTGGGGCCAACGGAACGTCCGAATAGGAGCAGACCGGTGCCAGGTCCCGGATAATCTTGTCGGTCACCTCGATGTAGTCGTGCAGGAGGCTGGCGTAGCTGTTTCGGAGACCGGCGAATTCGTAGCCCGTCAGCCCGATGGGATAGAGCTTGTGGACAGCGTGCCCCATCTGGTCCGCCGCCCGCCTGTCCTCGACCGCGTTGAGCATTCCCTTGACATCCGTCGCCTTATGGCCGACCTCTCTCGCCCATTGATCCAGCACGAGATCGTCCTGCCTGATCTGGTCGAAGTCGGCGAAGTCCCGGCTGGCGCTGATGGCCGCCGACCTCGCCGCCTCCGCCGCGTACGAGTCGATGTGGACGATGACCTCGTTGGTCGCCTGGCTGGACGCGGCGAGGACCACCTGGATCAGCGCATGGATATTTGCCGCCGAGGCACCACCCTTGATCAGGTTGAAGACGGCGAACACGAAATCCACCATCGGGCCGGCGGGCGGCATGTCGTCCGGGCATACGACGTACTCGCATGGTGGATTAGCGGCCTGCGCGGGCTGGACGGCGCCGGTCGCGCCGATCGTCGCGGCCAGGATCGCGGCGACGGCGCCGCGTAACAGTTTCCCTTTCATCATCAATCACCTTCCTTGACGTTGCCGGCGCGGTGATTCTCTGGACGAGTGCCACGCGCAGGCAATGAGTCGGAAGGTAATTGCGTGAATCGGCAGGGCCGCGGCGCGTAATCACGCACCGGACGCCAGAACCGCCCTCGCCGTCCAGGTCGGCCCGGGTGGGCCGACCTGGACGTCAGGATCAATCAGACGAGGTCGAACCGGTCGAGGTTCATGACCTTGACCCACGCCGCGACGAAGTCGCGCACGAACTTCTCCCGCGCGTCGTCGCTCGCGTAGACCTCCGCCAGCGCGCGCAGTTCCGAGTTCGACCCGAAGACGAGGTCGGCGCGGCTGCCGGTCCACTTGACCTCGCCGGTGGCGAGGTCGCGACCCTCGAAGGTCTCCTGGTCCTCGGAGGTCGCCTTCCACGCCGTACCCAGGTCGAGCAGGTTGACGAAGAAGTCGTTGGTCAGCGACCCCGGCGTCTCGGTGAAGACGCCGAGCGACGACTGCGCGTAGTTCGCCCCGAGGACACGCAGACCACCGATGAGGACCGTCAACTCGGGCGCGCTGAGGGTCAGCAGGTTCGCCCGGTCGAGCAGGAGGTACTCGGTCGGCAGCCGGTTCCCCTTCCCGAGGTAGTTGCGGAACCCGTCCACGGTCGGCTCGAGCGCGGCGAAGGACTCCACATCGGTCTGCTCCTGCGACGCGTCGGTACGTCCCGGCGTGAAGGGCACCTCGACGGCGTAGCCGGCGTTCTTGGCGGCCTGCTCGACGGCGGCGGACCCGGCGAGCACGATCAGGTCGGCGAGCGAGACCTTCTTCCCGCCGGTCTGGGAGGCGTTGAAGCTCTCCTGGATCCCCTCCAGGGCGTGCAGCACCGCCGGCAGCTCGTCGGGGTTGTTGACCTCCCAGCCGTTCTGCGGCGCGAGGCGGATGCGCGCCCCGTTGGCGCCACCGCGCTTGTCACTGCCGCGGAACGTCGACGCCGATGCCCAGGCGGTGGAGACGAGCTGGGCGACGGACAGCCCCGAGGCGAGGATCTGCGCCTTGAGGGCGGCGGCGTCCTCCGCCCCGATGAGGTCGTGCGTCACCGCGGGGACCGGGTCCTGCCACAGCAGCACCTCCTGCGGGACCTCCGGGCCGAGGTACCGCACGATGGGGCCCATGTCACGGTGGGTCAGCTTGTACCACGCCCGGGCGAACGCGTCCGCGAACGCGTCCGGGTTCTCCAGGAAGCGCCGCGAGATCGGCTCGTAGACCGGGTCGAACCGCAGCGACAGGTCCGTCGTGAGCATCGTCGGCTTGCGGGGCTTCGACGCGTCGAACGCGTCCGGGATGATCTCCTCGGCGTCCTTCGCCACCCACTGCTGGGCGCCCGCGGGGCTGTGCGTCAGCTCCCACTCGTACCCGAAAAGGATCTCGAAGAAGCTGTTGCTCCACTGCGTCGGTGTCGTGGTCCAGGTGACCTCGAGACCGCTGGTGATCGCGTCGGCGCCCTTGCCGGTGCCGTAGCTGCTCTTCCAGCCCAGACCCTGCTCCTCGATGGAGGCGGCCTCCGGGTCGGCGCCAACGCTCGTCGCGGGGCCGGCACCGTGGGTCTTGCCGAACGAGTGCCCGCCGGCGATGAGGGCGACGGTCTCCTCGTCGTTCATCGCCATGCGGCGGAAGGTCTCGCGGATGTCCCGGGCCGCGGCAAGCGGATCCGGGTTGCCGTTCGGCCCTCCGGGTTGACGTAGATGAGGCCCATCTGGACCGCGGCCAACGGGCTCTCCAGCTCCCGGTCACCGGTGTACCGCTCGTCGCCGAGCCAGGTGCTCTCGGGGCCCCAGTAAACGTCCTCCTCGGGCTCCCACACGTCCGCGCGACCGCCGGCGAAACCGAAGGTCTTGAAGCCCATCGACTCCAGCGCGACGTTGCCGGTGAGGATCATCAGGTCGGCCCACGAGATCTTCTTGCCGTACTTCTTCTTGACCGGCCACAGCAGCCGGCGGGCCTTGTCCAGGTTCGCGTTGTCCGGCCAGCTGTTGAGCGGCGCGAAGCGCTGCATGCCGGCCCCGGCACCGCCGCGGCCATCATTGATCCGGTACGTGCCGGCGCTGTGCCACGCCATCCGGATCATGAACGGCCCGTAGTGCCCGAAGTCGGCCGGCCACCAGTCCTGCGAGGTCGTCAGGACCTCCCCGATGTCCCGCTTCACGGCGGCGAGGTCGAGGGTGTTGAACTCGGCGGCGTAGTCGAAGTCCCCGCCCATGGGGTCGGCCACGGCCGGGTTCTTGGCGAGGATCTTCAGGTTGAGCTGGTTTGGCCACCAGCCGCGGTTGCCGCCGCCCTGGGTCGGATGCGGGGCACGTCCATGCGCGACCGGGCAGCCGCCGGTCTCGGTACTCGTATTCTCAGACATGGAGATCCTTCCAGGGTCGGGCGAATCAGCGTTGATTGCGGAGTGATCAGAAACTCTGTCATGTGGAGCAACCGGGACAAAACCCCCAGTAGATGACCTCGGCCTCGTCGATCGCGAAGCCATGATCGTCGGACGCGGTCAGACAGGGCGCCTCGCCCGGGGCACAGTCGACGTCGGCGATAACGCCGCACGACCGGCACACGACGTGGTGATGGTTGTCGCCGACCCGGGACTCGTAGCGAGCCACCGAGCCGGACGGCTGGATGCGCCGCACCAGACCAGCGGCCGTCAGCGTGTGCAGCGAGTCGTAGACAGCCTGGTGGGACACCTCCGGCAGGTCCCTGCGCACGGCGCCGATGATCGACTCCGTGTCGGCGTGCGAATGCGCGTGCACCGCGCTCAGCACCGCCACCCGAGGACGGGTAACGCGCAGAGCGGCCCCCGCAGCATCCGCTGGAAGTCCAAGGTCGTCGTACCCACCCAGCGAAGTCTTGCCCCTTTTCTGGAAAGAGTCAAGAATCTGGGCCGGACGTCACCTGGCCGATCCGGTCGCAGCGGGACGGAAGTCTCAGTCGTCGGCAACCGACGCTCCGGTAACCTGGATCACCGGCGGGCCGCTAGCTCAATGGCAGAGCTGAGGACTTTTAATCCTTAGGTTCGGGGTTCGAGTCCCCGGCGGCCCACCAACCTCACCATTGCGCACACCGGTGGGTTGGGTGGCTGTCCTGATGCCGGCGTCGTCGATGACGATGCCGGCATCTTGTCCTGGGATCTTGAATATGGGGATCACCCGCCCTTCCTGGTTGATGCGGATCTCGGCGACGAGGGCTTCGATGGCTCGTTTGCGTTCGCCGGAGGTGCCCTCGGCGATGGTGTGGTGCAGGTAAGCGCGTAGCCGTTCGATGGTGCCGGGCGGTGGCGGGGCCGGCTCGGCTTCGAGGCTGGCGGCGAGATCGTCGCGGTGCGCCTTCAGTTGTGTGATCTTGTGCCGGAGTTCTTGGATGCGGGGTCCGGCGGTGGCGTCGTCCATGGTGCCGTTCTCGAACGCGGTGTGGTATCGGTCGATCGCGGTCTGGGTGGTGTTGATCTGGGCGGTGATGGCGTCGAGTTCGGCGTGCCGGTCGGCGTGGGTGTCGTGGAACTCCTGTCTGGCTTCGGTGATGACCTTGTCCAGGACGGTGTGGGCGTTGGTGTAGAAGTCGTAGAGGGCTTGCAGGACGGCGGTGTCGGTGGGGTCGGCGGCGAGGCGGACGCCGTTGCAGCCGGCGGCGCCGTAGCGGTTGCGGGAGAAGCAGGTGTAGTAGCGGTATCGGGCGTTGCGGCCGCGGACGGCGGTGCCGATGTACTTGCGTCCGCAGTCGGGGCAGGTGATCAGTCCGGTGAGGTGGTACTCGCTGGGTGAGGCGGCGCGTTGGGTGTGGGCGTCGGCGCGGGCGCCGGCGATGTCCCGGGCGGTGTTGAAGGTGCTGCGGTCGATGAGCGGGGTGTGGGCGTCGGTGACGTAGACGTCGCGGTAGGCGATGTCGCCGGCGTAGGCGGGGTTGTCGAGGATGCGGGCGATGGTGTAGCCGGACCAGGGTTTGCCGGTGCGGTTGCGTACGCCGCGTTGGTTGAGTTCGGTGGCGATGGCGCGGGTGCCGAGCCGTTCCTGTGTGTAGAGGCGGTAGATGTCGCGCAGGATTGGGGCCTCTTCGGGGTGGGGGACGAGTTTCTGTGTGTCGCGGTCGACGTGGTAGCCGTAGGGGCGGGTGCCGCCGGGCCATTTTCCTTTGCCGGCTTTGGTGCTCATTCCGTTGATCACCCTGTCGATGATGGTTTCTCTCTCGAATTCGGCGAAGACGCCGAGGAGTTGGACGAGCATCCGTCCGATCGGGGTGGAGGTGTCGAATGGTTCGGTGGCGGAGCAGAACGCGACTCCGGCCTCGTCGAGTTCGTGGAGCAGGTCGAGTAGGTCGGACAGGCGGCGGGAGAATCGGTCGACGCGGACGACGAGTAGGACGTCGTATTGGCCGGCTTTGGCGGCGCGGAGTGCGCGTTGTAGGTCGGGGCGTTCGGTGGTGGCGCCGGAGGCGTCGTCGCTGAATTCTAGGACGAGGGTCCAGCCGGGCTGGGACTTGATGTAGTTCTTGAGGGCGGCGAGTTGGGCGTCGATGGAGAAGGGTTGGTGTTCGTCGTCGGTGGAGCGGCGGGTGTAGATGGCGATCCGGCGCAGGCCGGGCTCGCGGCCCAGCGCTGTGCTGGTGTAGCGGCGTTTGCCGCGCCTGGGTTTCGGGGTGGCGCTGGGCATAGGTCGTCTTCCTTCGTGACGTAGGCAGCCCCGGGTGTTCGGGCCGCCTCCGGATGCTGATGGGGGTTGGGGTGGTGGGAGGGGTTCCCACCACCCCGTGTTCTTTATGCTGCGTGGTCGGGATGTGCGCGCCAGTAGCGGGCGACCAGGACTGCGAGGGCTTTTACGGCTTCGGTTTCTTCCTCGGCTGTCATGGTGACCGTTTCTATTCTTCCGACGCGTACATCGGTTATGGTGGCGGGTGCGCGGCGACGGCGGTCAGGGGTACGCCGACGTTTCGTCGGCGGTTTGTCCGTCGTGTCGCCGCTATTTGGTGCGGTGTTTTCATCATACCCGTTTCGGGTGATGTCGCCTGCGGCGTGGGAATGCATATTCCTCCGGAATTGATGTCACCGATTCGTGCGGGCGAAAAGATGAGCAACATTGGCGACGGTTCCTTTCTGGACTGGTCGGATCTGCCTGATTCGAGAATTGTTGCGTTGTCTGTGATGGTGCATGCTGTCCTCTGGTGCGGGCGGCGCCGGCCGAGGCCGCGAGGCGCCCATGGACGGTGGAACAGGTGGCCTCCTTCATGCGGGTTGTGGGCCGAGGCGGTACCGGGACTGGGATCTTGCCGGCCCCCGGGGGTGCGCGTGGCCGAAGCTGGTCGCGGGTGGGCGTCATGGTGATCGCTCCTTACTTCTTGTCGTCGGGGCTGCCGGCGACCACGGGTTCAGACATGGCCGTGCCGGGGTGTTCGGGGAAGGTCCTTTGTGGAGTTGGTTGTTTCAGCTGGATTGCTCGGGCGCGGCGCGGGATGGTAGCTCCGGGCGTCTGTCAGGGGAAGGGGTGCGGATCTGTCAGGGTCTGTCACCGCAGCCGGTTGTCAGGTCGTGTCAGGTGCTGACAGACGCGCAGCGTGTCTGTTATGTCGCTCCACAGAGGACCGATGGGCATGGTTCGTGCCGGCCCAGTCGTGGCCTTCGCCAGTCCGTGGGGCCGCAGTGTCCTGGACGGCGCCGAAGGTTGCCGGTGGCGTCGCTGTCGTGGCGCTGTGCGGCCGACAGCGGCGTCGCGGCAGCCTCGGCGGGGTGGTCCGGTTGCCTTCCGGTTTTGTGGCGGCACGGGCTGGCACGGGCGGGTGTTGCTGTGGTCACGCCGCTGCCTCCTTACGGGTGAAGACGGTCGCGGCGAGGTCGGCCAGCCGGAGCAGGCCGCCGGGGTGACGGTGCAGCCACCACACCGCTTCGGCGGGACTGGCACCGGTACGGACCGCGTCGGCGCGGGCGGCGGTGGCGACCGGCAGCGCGATCCCCTCCTGGTCGAGGTGTTGGTGCAGGTTCTGTTCCCGGGCGGCGGCGTGGAGCCAGAACAGCACAGGCCAGACCCTTCCGGTGACCTTGGCCAACGCCGCATAGTCGTAGAGCTTGTCCACCAGCACGCCGAGCGGTTCGGTGCCGGTGTCGTACTCGACGAAGAACGGCACCCGGGCATCGTGCTCGACCCAGATGCCGTGCCCGTCCGGGCGGATCCGCGGTTTGTACACCAGGATCTGGACGTCGTCGCCAGGTTCGGCGAAGGCGCCCCTTCCCTGCATCCGCGATGCCGGCCACCACCGCTCCAGCCGAGCTTCGGGGTGGGTGCGGGCGTAGCCGGCCAGCTCGATGAAGAACTGGTTGACGCCGAGCAGGTGCGGCAGGTTAGCCCGGTTGGTCAGGTGCCAGCGCCGCTTGCGGGCCGCATCTCGGCGGGGCAGCTCGTCGCCGCGTTGGGCGCAGACGACGTCGACGCCGAGTTGGTCGAGGACGTAGTGGTAGGGGTGGGAGCCACCGTCGGGTCGCTGGGGCCGGAACCGGGCCAGCACGCCCAGGGCGGCGAGCTTGCGCAGGCGTTCCTGGGCGAAGTCGACGGACGGGAACAGGGCGTGGGCGATCTGGGCGGTGGTGAGCACGCCGTGGTCGGCCAGCCAGCCGAGCAGGACGTGGTCACGGTCGGTGAGCGCGGATTGGATGCGCAGGACGTGATCGGTCATAGGCAGCCTCCTATAGGTCGTTGTTCCCCCGGGGAGACCCCAAGACAGAGGGTCTGTCGGAGCAGGGCGCCCGCCGCCGACAGCGGCCGTGGCCTGCCCTGACAGATCCGGGAGGGGTCCGTTTCGGGGTCCGGATGAAGGTGGACCACCATCCGGAGGCCCGAACGGAGCCCCGGACGGAGGTCAAGGCGGGATCTGTCAACGCCGTAGGACCGGCCAGGCCGGATGGCCACCGCCGATGGCGCAGGTTGATGATGGACGGACACGTGGTACTCCTCGAACACGGGATGGATGGGACTGACAGGTGCTTGCACCCGAGGTCAGGTCGGGTACGTCGAACGGCCTCGGGTGTTGCGCGGGCTGCCCGGCCTCGTCGTCCTTGGACGCGAGGAGGGCAGGCTGTAGCCCTGCCGGAAGACGAGCCCCCTGGCCGGGCTTGGACGGTGCTGAGTGTTCCCTCTGTGGAGTTGTCAACGAACGCGTACCAAGCGGTAGTTACCGGGCAAATCGGGGCAGAGTTCGGGTAGGTGGCATCGCCGTCCGATGAGACGACGACGTGCGGCGGTACAACGGGGAACAGAAGAGGCTCAGCGGCAGCGCGACCCCTCCGGGGGTGTGCCGCTGACACAGCTCCGCACGGCGGGGCCGTCCACATTGGCGCGGTGTCCGCCGCCGACCTGCCTCAAGGGCTCGGTGGGCACCCATACGGACGCCTGGTGCGCC
Coding sequences within:
- a CDS encoding trimeric intracellular cation channel family protein, which codes for MSVYAAHDVLELVGIYVFATSGALMAIRKGFDVVGILILAEVTALGGGVLRDLIIGDIPPAAFTKTSYLLLPMLAAAVTFFAHPVVERLNTTMLVFDAAGLGMFCVTGTLKALDYGLGSFQAVVLGVTTAVGGGLLRDITARETPTLVQVDTDLYSIPAAAGATLVAAASHTDLPLPAVAVGAAIFVFLFRVVAMMRHWTAPRAWERHRRTG
- a CDS encoding Fur family transcriptional regulator, producing the protein MAVLSAVHAHSHADTESIIGAVRRDLPEVSHQAVYDSLHTLTAAGLVRRIQPSGSVARYESRVGDNHHHVVCRSCGVIADVDCAPGEAPCLTASDDHGFAIDEAEVIYWGFCPGCST
- a CDS encoding replication-relaxation family protein is translated as MTDHVLRIQSALTDRDHVLLGWLADHGVLTTAQIAHALFPSVDFAQERLRKLAALGVLARFRPQRPDGGSHPYHYVLDQLGVDVVCAQRGDELPRRDAARKRRWHLTNRANLPHLLGVNQFFIELAGYARTHPEARLERWWPASRMQGRGAFAEPGDDVQILVYKPRIRPDGHGIWVEHDARVPFFVEYDTGTEPLGVLVDKLYDYAALAKVTGRVWPVLFWLHAAAREQNLHQHLDQEGIALPVATAARADAVRTGASPAEAVWWLHRHPGGLLRLADLAATVFTRKEAAA